One stretch of Argiope bruennichi chromosome 3, qqArgBrue1.1, whole genome shotgun sequence DNA includes these proteins:
- the LOC129962913 gene encoding piggyBac transposable element-derived protein 4-like, with the protein MISIIVECTNTFIRSIACKFGRERDPHPTKISEIKAFIGLLYFGGLHKSFHVNVKDLWATDGTGIDIFHRTMSYKRFLFLMRCVRFDDIRDRSSRREMDKLAPIRNIFEMLVANCQKVQTLGEYVTIDEKLEPFRGRCSFRQYMPNKPAKYGIKIFALVDARTFYIWNLEIYAGTQPAGLYNVENGPDKIVKRILEPIFNSGRNLTVDNWYTSYDLAKDLLKKKITLVGAFRKNKRELPKEFISGKKREQYSTLFGFQKNLTLVSYVPKKKQMLFFYPQCIMVVQLTLLQEKQRNQRL; encoded by the coding sequence ATGATATCAATTATTGTCGAGTGCACGAATACTTTTATTCGATCAATTGCATGTAAATTTGGAAGAGAAAGAGACCCTCATCctacaaaaatttctgaaataaaggcaTTTATAGGACTTCTCTATTTTGGTGGACTGCACAAATCTTTCCATGTAAATGTAAAGGACCTCTGGGCTACTGATGGGACAGGAATTGACATATTCCACCGTACTATGTCATATAAacgttttttatttctgatgaggTGTGTCAGATTTGATGATATAAGAGATCGTTCTTCTAGAAGAGAAATGGATAAACTTGCTcccatcagaaatatttttgaaatgttagttGCAAATTGTCAAAAAGTTCAAACTCTTGGAGAATATGTGACAATCGACGAAAAATTAGAACCGTTCAGAGGAAGGTGTTCATTTCGACAGTACATGCCAAATAAACCAGCcaagtatggaataaaaatttttgcctTGGTAGATGCGAGAACATTTTATATATGGAACCTAGAGATTTATGCAGGAACTCAACCAGCAGGACTATATAACGTTGAAAATGGCCCAGACAAAATTGTAAAGAGAATACTAGAACCTATTTTCAATTCAGGACGCAACCTAACTGTTGACAATTGGTACACTAGCTATGATTTAGCAAAAGAcctcttgaagaaaaaaattacacttgtgGGAGCATTCCGAAAAAATAAAAGGGAGCTTCCAAAGGAATTCATTTCTGGAAAAAAACGAGaacaatattcaacattatttggattccaaaaaaatttgacacTGGTTTCTTACGTaccgaaaaaaaaacaaatgttgtTCTTTTATCCTCAATGCATAATGGTGGTACAATTGACGCTTCTACAAGAGAAGCAAAGAAACCAgagattataa